The Bacillota bacterium genome contains the following window.
GCGGTCGGTGAGATCCTTGACCCAGGCCACCACGGCCTTGCCGCGCTCGAACAGGCCCTCGGTGATCTGCTGCACGAGCATGCGCACGTTGTCGCGGATGGTGGAGATCATGCCCTCGAACGAGCGCGCCTGCTCCTCCATCATGCCGCCGAAGCGCTGCCTCATGCCCTCCACCAGGACGGCGATGGCGCGGTCGGCCGGGATGAGGCCCTTCTCGGCCATCTCCATGACCTGCTGCGTGGTCGTCCCGATGGCGTCAGCGAGGATCTGCCACGCCGGGATGCCGGCTTCGGTGAGCTGCCTCATCTCCTCCCCGGAAACCTTGGCCTTGGCCTGCATCTGGCCCAGCGCAAGAATGATCCGGTCGATGCCTGCGGTGCCCATCCCCAGGCCCGCGGCGGCGTCGCCGACGGCCCGCAGAACGGGCAGGATGTCCCGTGCGGAGAACCCCAGCGCCAGCATCCGCCGGGCGGCGTCCTGCAGTTCCGGGAACTCAAACGGGGTCCGGGCAGCGAACTCGTACAGGTCGCGGAGCAACTTGTCGGCGGCCTGAGCGGAGCCGAGCAAGTTGCCGAATGCGATCCGGCTCTGCTCCAGGCGTGCGTTCATCGTGATGGCCGTGTTGACGAACGCGGACGCGGCCCGCCGCGCGGCCTCGAACCCCGCCAGGCCGGCGAAGACGCCGGCGGCGGTCTGCGCAACGTTGGCCAGCGAGGACCGCAGCCGGAAACCGGCCTGCTCGACCTCGCCGAGCTGGGTGATCACAGCCCGCGCGTTGGTGTCGATTATGACGCTCAGCCGCATGAGCTCATTCGCCATCGGCGGCTACCTCCACGGTCCACCCCTGCCTCATCCGGGCCAGCGCCTGCTCGGCGCGGGCCAGGGCGTCCTCGCGCGTCACTCCCCGCGGCTGGCCGGCCAGCCCCAGGCCCTGGATGTATTCGTCCCAGGTGGCACCGAGGGCCGCGTGCACCGGCCACCACAGGAAGGCCAGGCGCTGCATCTCCGCGCGCCTGGCCTCCGCGCACACCCTGGCCAGTTCCAGAAACCGGGCAAACGGCAGGTCTAGGACCTGCTGGTCCGTCCAGCCGTACCGCTGCTGGATGAGGTCGCAGGCCTCAGCAATACCGATGCGGCCAGATTCAGATGCCGGCTGACGCTGGTTAAAAAAGCCTCGTAGTCGGGGTGCTTCTGCAGCGCCTCCAGCACGGCCGGGGCCGCGTCCACGGGCAGTTCTGCAAACTCCCGCTCCGTGATCCCGAGGAGCGAAGCGTACCACGAGGCGAGCTCGTCGCCCAGGAGGGTTGCTATGATCCGGAACGCGCCGCCCACGTCCTCGGCCCCCAGCAGCCCCAGGCCCACGTTGGCGATTGCGCGGGAGAGCAGCCGGCTTATCTGGAACACGTCCGCCGTTTTCAGGCGGCGCAGTCTGTACCGCCTGCCGCCGATCTCAACCTCCGGGGTTTCGGCCAGCAGTGCGCTGTCAGCCATCAGTTACCACCTCACGCCACCTGCGGCCGGTAGATCCGG
Protein-coding sequences here:
- a CDS encoding tape measure protein, which encodes MANELMRLSVIIDTNARAVITQLGEVEQAGFRLRSSLANVAQTAAGVFAGLAGFEAARRAASAFVNTAITMNARLEQSRIAFGNLLGSAQAADKLLRDLYEFAARTPFEFPELQDAARRMLALGFSARDILPVLRAVGDAAAGLGMGTAGIDRIILALGQMQAKAKVSGEEMRQLTEAGIPAWQILADAIGTTTQQVMEMAEKGLIPADRAIAVLVEGMRQRFGGMMEEQARSFEGMISTIRDNVRMLVQQITEGLFERGKAVVAWVKDLTDR